A single Stutzerimonas stutzeri DNA region contains:
- the phnC gene encoding phosphonate ABC transporter ATP-binding protein gives MTPHPIQDAVLRVDRLSVVYPGGVTALRDTSIAFRRGEFTVLLGLSGAGKSTLLRSLNRLVTPTRGSVTSELGELGSGSALRQHRRRTAMIFQHHQLIERQSALANVLTGRLAFHNTLRSLFPLPRADQEIALSCLARVGLADKALSRVDKLSGGQQQRVGIARALAQQPAIILADEPVASLDPATSVRVLGLLRDICKEDGITAIVSLHQLEYARRFADRVVGLADSQIVFDAAPSELTDAQLERIYAGRSTTQPATAPAETPVMLAPSLEMSR, from the coding sequence ATGACGCCCCATCCGATACAGGACGCCGTGCTGCGGGTCGACCGGTTGAGCGTCGTCTACCCAGGCGGCGTGACAGCCCTACGCGATACCTCGATTGCATTTCGGCGTGGTGAGTTCACCGTGCTGCTTGGTCTCTCGGGCGCAGGCAAGTCGACCTTGCTCCGTAGCCTCAATCGACTCGTCACGCCCACTCGCGGCAGTGTCACCAGCGAGCTCGGTGAGCTCGGCAGCGGCTCGGCCTTGCGTCAGCATCGTCGGCGTACCGCCATGATCTTTCAGCACCACCAGCTAATCGAACGTCAAAGTGCACTGGCTAATGTGCTTACCGGTCGGCTGGCCTTTCACAACACGCTCCGCTCGCTGTTTCCTCTGCCGCGTGCCGATCAGGAGATTGCGCTCAGTTGCCTCGCTCGGGTCGGTCTGGCAGACAAGGCGCTAAGCCGGGTGGACAAACTGTCCGGTGGCCAGCAGCAGCGGGTAGGCATCGCGCGTGCGCTAGCGCAACAGCCCGCGATCATTCTTGCCGATGAGCCGGTAGCCAGTCTCGACCCGGCCACTTCGGTCCGTGTTCTCGGACTGCTGCGCGACATCTGCAAGGAAGACGGCATCACCGCCATCGTTTCGCTGCATCAACTCGAATATGCCCGCCGCTTCGCCGATCGCGTCGTCGGGCTGGCCGATTCTCAGATCGTTTTCGATGCCGCGCCCTCGGAACTCACCGATGCGCAGCTTGAGCGCATCTATGCAGGCCGCTCTACGACTCAGCCAGCAACTGCTCCGGCTGAAACCCCTGTCATGCTCGCACCTTCACTGGAGATGTCCCGATGA
- the phnD gene encoding phosphate/phosphite/phosphonate ABC transporter substrate-binding protein — protein MKRLSALLLTCLLSAVSSLSAVAADADPDVLKVALLPDENASELIKRNQPLKDYLEEHLDKKVQLIVTTDYSSMIEAMRFGRIDLAYFGPLSYVMAKSKSDIEPFAAMVIDGKPTYRSVIIANVASGVNEYADLKGKKMAYGDRASTSSHLIPKTVLLETAELTGGQDYEQHFVGTHDAVAVNVANGNADAGGLSEVIFNQVAERGLIDPSKVKVLGYSGEYPQYPWAMRSNLSPELKTKVRDVFVGIDDPEVLRNFKAEAFAPITDADYDVIRNMGSLLGLDFATM, from the coding sequence ATGAAACGCTTATCCGCTCTCTTATTGACCTGTTTGCTGTCCGCTGTTTCAAGTCTGTCCGCCGTAGCGGCCGATGCCGATCCGGATGTGCTAAAGGTTGCGCTGCTGCCGGACGAAAACGCCTCGGAGTTGATCAAGCGAAACCAGCCGCTGAAGGATTATCTGGAAGAGCATCTGGACAAGAAGGTGCAGCTGATCGTAACCACCGACTATTCCTCGATGATTGAGGCGATGCGCTTTGGCCGTATCGACCTGGCGTATTTCGGTCCGCTGTCCTACGTCATGGCCAAAAGCAAAAGCGACATCGAGCCCTTCGCTGCCATGGTCATCGACGGCAAGCCGACCTATCGCTCAGTGATTATCGCCAATGTGGCGTCAGGCGTGAATGAGTATGCCGACCTTAAGGGCAAGAAGATGGCCTATGGTGACCGGGCATCGACGTCCAGCCATCTGATTCCCAAAACCGTGCTTCTTGAGACGGCCGAGCTGACGGGTGGGCAGGACTACGAACAACATTTTGTGGGCACGCATGACGCCGTTGCCGTCAACGTGGCGAACGGAAACGCCGATGCGGGTGGGCTGTCGGAGGTAATTTTCAATCAAGTAGCCGAACGTGGCCTAATCGATCCGAGCAAGGTGAAAGTACTTGGTTACAGCGGCGAATATCCCCAATACCCCTGGGCGATGCGCTCGAACCTGAGCCCCGAGCTGAAAACCAAGGTGCGGGATGTATTCGTCGGTATCGACGATCCCGAAGTGCTGCGCAACTTCAAAGCCGAGGCCTTCGCGCCAATCACCGACGCCGACTACGATGTGATTCGCAACATGGGATCGCTGCTCGGCCTCGACTTCGCCACGATGTGA
- the phnE gene encoding phosphonate ABC transporter, permease protein PhnE, translating to MSTHHDVQALPAEQREHILRGFGLGWWRQLGQVAIVLGVVLLACWYVGLLDATTLLNGLPSIATLAGEAMPPDFSGYRSWIRPLIDTLAMSIAGTAIAVVFSLVVAFVAARNTAPHPLVFGVARVLLNALRSVPELIMGIIFVAAVGFGALPGVLALGLHSIGMVGKFFAEAIEHVDEAPVEAARAAGATPMQVLLHAVLPQVTPQFADVAIYRWEYNFRASTVMGMVGAGGIGFELMGSLRIMQYQEVAAILLVILAMVTLVDAFSGVLRKRFK from the coding sequence ATGTCTACTCATCATGACGTGCAGGCGCTGCCTGCAGAGCAACGCGAGCACATCCTTCGAGGCTTCGGCCTCGGTTGGTGGCGCCAGCTGGGGCAGGTGGCAATTGTACTCGGAGTGGTGCTGTTGGCCTGCTGGTACGTGGGGCTGCTCGATGCCACCACGCTGCTGAACGGGCTGCCCTCCATCGCGACCCTGGCAGGCGAGGCCATGCCGCCAGACTTTTCGGGCTATCGAAGCTGGATTCGCCCGTTGATCGACACGCTGGCGATGAGCATCGCCGGCACGGCCATCGCAGTGGTGTTCTCGCTGGTGGTGGCCTTCGTTGCAGCGCGCAATACGGCGCCGCACCCCCTTGTGTTCGGTGTTGCCCGGGTGCTGCTCAATGCCCTGCGGTCGGTGCCGGAGCTGATCATGGGCATCATCTTCGTTGCAGCCGTAGGGTTCGGCGCCTTGCCGGGCGTGCTTGCCCTGGGTCTGCATTCGATCGGCATGGTCGGCAAGTTCTTCGCCGAGGCCATCGAGCACGTCGACGAAGCGCCGGTGGAAGCCGCTCGGGCGGCGGGGGCTACGCCGATGCAAGTGCTGCTGCACGCGGTTTTGCCACAGGTGACTCCGCAGTTCGCCGACGTGGCGATCTACCGCTGGGAATACAACTTTCGCGCCTCCACCGTGATGGGCATGGTTGGCGCCGGCGGTATCGGCTTCGAACTCATGGGCTCGCTGCGCATCATGCAGTACCAGGAGGTTGCAGCAATCCTGCTGGTCATCCTGGCCATGGTCACGCTAGTAGACGCCTTCAGTGGCGTGCTGCGCAAACGTTTCAAATAG
- the ptxD gene encoding phosphonate dehydrogenase PtxD, producing MLPKLVITHRVHDEILQLLAPHCELMTNQSDSTLTREEILRRCRDAQAMMAFMPDRVDAEFLQACPELRVVGCALKGFDNFDVDACTARGVWLTFVPDLLTVPTAELAIGLAVGLGRHLRAADAFVRSGEFQGWQPQFYGTGLDNATVGILGMGAIGQAMAERLQGWGATLQYHEAKALDTQTEQRLGLRQVACSELFASSDFILLALPLNADTEHLVNAELLALVRPGALLVNPCRGSVVDEAAVLAALERGQLGGYAADVFEMEDWARADRPRLIDPALLAHPNTLFTPHIGSAVRAVRLEIERCAAQSIIQALAGARPINAANRLPQAEPAAC from the coding sequence ATGCTGCCGAAACTCGTTATAACTCACCGAGTACACGATGAGATCCTGCAACTGCTGGCGCCACATTGCGAGCTGATGACCAACCAGAGCGACAGCACGCTGACGCGCGAGGAAATTCTGCGCCGCTGCCGCGATGCTCAGGCGATGATGGCGTTCATGCCCGATCGGGTCGATGCAGAATTTCTCCAAGCCTGCCCCGAGCTGCGTGTGGTCGGCTGCGCGCTCAAGGGCTTCGACAATTTCGATGTGGACGCCTGTACTGCCCGCGGGGTCTGGTTGACCTTCGTGCCTGATCTGTTGACGGTCCCGACTGCCGAGCTGGCGATCGGACTGGCGGTGGGGCTGGGGCGGCATCTGCGCGCAGCAGATGCGTTCGTCCGCTCTGGCGAGTTCCAGGGCTGGCAACCACAGTTCTACGGCACGGGGCTGGATAACGCGACGGTCGGCATCCTTGGCATGGGCGCCATCGGACAGGCCATGGCTGAGCGCTTGCAGGGATGGGGCGCGACCCTGCAGTACCACGAGGCGAAGGCTCTGGATACACAAACCGAGCAACGGCTCGGCCTGCGCCAGGTGGCGTGCAGCGAACTCTTCGCCAGCTCGGACTTCATCCTGCTGGCGCTTCCCTTGAATGCCGATACTGAGCATCTGGTCAACGCCGAGCTGCTTGCCCTCGTACGGCCGGGCGCTCTGCTTGTAAACCCCTGTCGTGGTTCGGTAGTGGATGAAGCCGCCGTGCTCGCGGCGCTTGAGCGAGGCCAGCTCGGCGGGTATGCGGCGGATGTATTCGAAATGGAAGACTGGGCTCGCGCGGACCGGCCGCGGCTGATCGATCCTGCGCTGCTCGCGCATCCGAATACGCTCTTCACTCCGCACATAGGGTCGGCAGTGCGCGCGGTGCGCCTGGAGATTGAACGTTGTGCAGCGCAGAGCATCATCCAGGCGTTGGCAGGTGCGCGCCCAATCAACGCTGCGAACCGTCTGCCCCAGGCCGAGCCTGCCGCATGTTGA
- a CDS encoding LysR family transcriptional regulator, with amino-acid sequence MLNPVWLKSLVAIVQTGSFQSAARALGLAQPTVSQHLQKLEEQVGVTLVQRSRRGCQPTTRALAFMPHATALLDMHARALEALHGNSERVGASSNIGTYLLQPFVRSYLTTANERGEVDLRIAANPDVADQLLAGQLDAAIMEWWLPHPDFEHRLWRVEPLVLIVSPDHPLAEAGCIERDRLVDLPMLGGEPGSGTGRLLTEYFGELGVPRSGMQLGSTEAVKQAVRAGLGVSLVMASAVQDEVRSGALVALPIPGLEKRLQLIWRKPPGNLHPPGFVRHLLADSYNSLEAVISYAPAMPNLTV; translated from the coding sequence ATGTTGAATCCGGTCTGGCTGAAGAGCCTGGTAGCGATCGTTCAAACAGGCAGTTTTCAGAGCGCGGCGAGGGCGTTGGGGCTGGCCCAGCCGACGGTGTCGCAGCACTTGCAGAAGCTTGAAGAGCAGGTCGGCGTAACGCTGGTGCAGCGCAGTCGTAGAGGCTGCCAGCCTACCACACGTGCGCTGGCCTTCATGCCGCATGCGACCGCCTTGCTCGACATGCACGCCCGGGCGCTAGAAGCCCTGCATGGAAATAGTGAGCGCGTCGGGGCCAGCTCCAACATCGGCACCTACCTTCTCCAGCCATTCGTGCGCAGCTATCTGACGACCGCAAATGAGAGGGGCGAGGTGGATCTGCGCATCGCCGCCAACCCGGATGTGGCCGACCAGCTACTGGCGGGCCAGCTCGACGCCGCGATCATGGAATGGTGGCTACCTCACCCCGACTTCGAACACCGCCTCTGGCGGGTCGAGCCGCTGGTACTTATCGTCAGCCCCGACCATCCGCTGGCTGAAGCAGGGTGCATAGAACGCGATCGTCTGGTGGACCTGCCGATGCTGGGAGGTGAACCGGGTAGCGGTACCGGACGGCTTCTGACCGAATACTTTGGCGAGCTGGGCGTGCCTCGCAGCGGTATGCAGCTAGGCAGCACCGAGGCAGTCAAACAAGCAGTCAGGGCGGGACTCGGCGTGTCGTTGGTGATGGCTTCCGCAGTACAAGACGAAGTTCGCAGTGGCGCGCTGGTAGCTCTTCCCATCCCGGGGCTTGAAAAGCGTCTCCAACTGATCTGGCGCAAACCGCCCGGAAATCTGCACCCGCCGGGATTTGTGCGGCACTTATTGGCCGATAGCTACAACTCGCTAGAAGCTGTTATCAGCTACGCGCCCGCGATGCCTAATCTCACCGTCTAA
- a CDS encoding inositol monophosphatase family protein, whose amino-acid sequence MTQGPVMILTDLLNCTIRIVLGAGELLAAECELASGPRGYGDKAEVDVEIEALLREELLAALDCDFWGEETGSTLTGAEYCWVVDPNDGTRDFLRGFRGTALSVGLLRGAEPVLGVVHAPVTNGRGPDCIAWCEGLAGISRNGQILKSSISTLQLGADSNVLVSTGALARPEVNAALCAPSVCLPMPSIAYRLATVAVGDGVAAVSVVPASAHDVVAGHAILRGAGGVLINQSGEPITYDSVAKLSKVSSRCFGGAPQACTVLVDRDWSQVFA is encoded by the coding sequence ATGACACAGGGTCCCGTCATGATTCTGACTGATCTCTTGAACTGCACGATTCGGATTGTTCTCGGCGCCGGAGAGTTGTTAGCAGCGGAATGTGAGCTTGCATCGGGTCCACGTGGATATGGGGACAAGGCGGAGGTCGACGTAGAGATTGAAGCCCTGCTGAGAGAAGAGCTTCTGGCTGCTCTGGACTGCGATTTTTGGGGGGAGGAAACGGGCTCAACATTGACTGGTGCTGAGTATTGTTGGGTAGTTGATCCTAACGACGGCACCCGGGATTTCCTTCGGGGCTTCAGAGGGACAGCGCTCTCTGTCGGCCTATTGAGGGGGGCAGAGCCTGTCCTCGGCGTGGTTCATGCGCCGGTCACGAACGGGAGAGGACCAGACTGTATCGCTTGGTGCGAGGGGCTGGCCGGCATCAGTAGAAATGGACAGATTTTGAAAAGCTCGATTAGTACACTCCAGCTAGGAGCGGACAGCAACGTGCTGGTAAGTACGGGAGCTTTGGCGAGGCCAGAGGTCAACGCAGCGCTTTGCGCTCCTTCTGTGTGCTTACCGATGCCTAGTATTGCCTACCGACTGGCTACGGTCGCCGTTGGAGATGGTGTTGCGGCAGTCTCAGTTGTTCCTGCATCTGCTCATGATGTGGTGGCTGGACACGCAATTCTGCGGGGAGCTGGCGGCGTCCTGATCAATCAATCTGGCGAACCTATTACCTATGACTCTGTTGCGAAGCTCTCAAAGGTTTCGAGTCGATGTTTCGGTGGAGCGCCGCAGGCATGCACTGTCCTAGTAGATAGAGATTGGAGTCAGGTTTTCGCTTAG
- a CDS encoding helix-turn-helix domain-containing protein: protein MELNKALGLVMKDIRQSRGLPQEGLGPSQSYISALERGKWKASLDKVEQIAGILTLHPATLLLLAYLRKDPSLDAQALLSQIQAELDVHQSNLGAR from the coding sequence GTGGAACTGAACAAAGCACTTGGATTGGTAATGAAAGACATTCGGCAATCGCGCGGGCTGCCACAGGAGGGCCTTGGCCCAAGCCAGAGCTATATCAGTGCGCTTGAGCGAGGGAAGTGGAAAGCATCACTAGATAAGGTGGAGCAAATCGCAGGAATTTTGACCCTTCATCCCGCAACACTCCTTCTTCTCGCCTACCTGAGAAAGGACCCCTCGCTTGATGCGCAGGCGTTACTTTCGCAGATCCAAGCTGAGTTAGATGTCCATCAAAGCAACCTTGGTGCACGTTGA
- the rnhA gene encoding ribonuclease HI, with the protein MSDETVEIYTDGACKGNPGPGGWGALLVYKGVERELWGGEAETTNNRMELMAAIRALEELKRPCQVKLVTDSQYVMQGINDWMPNWKKRGWKTAAKQPVKNADLWRQLDEQVNRHQVSWQWVRGHTGHPGNERADLLANRGVVEAKRQTA; encoded by the coding sequence ATGAGTGATGAAACGGTCGAGATCTACACCGACGGCGCCTGCAAGGGTAATCCGGGGCCCGGTGGCTGGGGCGCGCTGCTCGTCTACAAGGGGGTCGAGCGTGAACTGTGGGGCGGCGAAGCGGAAACCACCAACAATCGAATGGAATTGATGGCGGCGATTCGCGCGCTGGAAGAGCTGAAAAGACCTTGCCAGGTCAAGCTGGTAACCGACTCGCAGTACGTCATGCAGGGCATCAACGACTGGATGCCCAACTGGAAGAAACGCGGCTGGAAAACCGCTGCCAAGCAGCCGGTGAAAAACGCCGACTTGTGGCGCCAGCTGGACGAGCAGGTCAACCGTCATCAGGTGAGCTGGCAATGGGTGCGCGGGCACACCGGCCACCCGGGCAACGAACGCGCCGATCTGCTGGCCAATCGCGGCGTGGTAGAGGCCAAACGACAAACCGCTTGA
- a CDS encoding class I SAM-dependent methyltransferase, which translates to MSESCSKSDEHWLSLMNDASAWFDSPQGRQLLEQEQRAIGQELSRCFGSYLVHYGPFANTPIEPQKIKRSVRLGPPLDGVEIVCEEQSWPIGEHAADVVVVQHGLDFSLSPHALLREAARSVRPGGHLLILGINPWSAWGATRLLSRKAFRQARCIRPTRVGDWLNLLGFALEKRRFGCYCPPLSSGQWQARLSGLEVAGQRLQMPTGGFYLLVARKLMVGLRPLRQSRRERMGQLLPMPVAKVSRRDAEQ; encoded by the coding sequence ATGAGTGAGTCTTGTAGCAAATCGGATGAGCATTGGCTGTCGCTCATGAACGACGCCAGCGCCTGGTTCGATAGCCCCCAGGGTCGACAACTGCTTGAGCAGGAACAGCGCGCGATCGGGCAGGAACTGTCGCGCTGTTTCGGCAGCTATCTGGTGCACTACGGACCTTTTGCCAATACGCCGATCGAGCCGCAGAAAATCAAGCGTAGCGTCCGGCTCGGTCCGCCACTGGACGGTGTGGAGATCGTTTGCGAAGAACAGTCCTGGCCGATTGGCGAACATGCCGCTGACGTCGTGGTGGTTCAGCATGGTCTGGACTTCAGCCTGTCGCCGCATGCCTTGCTGCGCGAAGCGGCGCGGAGTGTCAGGCCGGGCGGGCATCTGCTCATCCTGGGCATCAATCCGTGGAGCGCTTGGGGCGCGACGCGCCTGCTGTCGCGCAAAGCCTTTCGTCAGGCCCGCTGCATTCGCCCGACACGTGTCGGTGACTGGCTCAACCTGCTCGGATTCGCGCTGGAGAAACGTCGGTTCGGGTGCTATTGTCCGCCGCTTTCGTCGGGGCAGTGGCAGGCGCGATTGTCGGGGCTGGAGGTCGCTGGCCAGCGGTTGCAGATGCCCACTGGCGGTTTCTACCTGCTGGTGGCGCGTAAGCTGATGGTTGGCCTGCGACCGTTGAGACAGAGTCGTCGAGAGCGTATGGGCCAGCTGCTGCCAATGCCGGTGGCGAAGGTCAGCCGCCGTGACGCCGAACAGTAA
- the gloB gene encoding hydroxyacylglutathione hydrolase encodes MLNIDALPAFTDNYIWMLQDPEQRLCAAVDPGDAGPVQAWLEARPGWRLTDILVTHHHHDHVGGVQQLKAAHGARVHGPAAENIPARDVALVDAQRIRILDHELEVIEVPGHTSGHIAYFHSDAQTPWLLSGDTLFAAGCGRLFEGTAEQMYRSLQRLAALPSSTRVYCAHEYTLGNLRFAQAVEPNNRAIAERLEQVVRLREAKRITLPSELSIERATNPFLRSAEPVVAAAASHHAGRQLATPERVFAALRAWKDTF; translated from the coding sequence ATGTTGAACATAGACGCTCTGCCCGCCTTCACCGACAACTACATATGGATGCTCCAGGACCCTGAACAGCGTCTGTGCGCGGCCGTGGACCCGGGTGATGCAGGCCCCGTCCAGGCTTGGCTGGAGGCGCGCCCCGGTTGGCGGCTGACCGACATCCTGGTCACCCACCATCACCACGATCATGTCGGCGGTGTACAACAGCTCAAGGCCGCGCATGGTGCAAGGGTCCATGGCCCGGCTGCGGAGAATATCCCGGCCCGGGACGTGGCGCTGGTCGATGCCCAGCGTATCCGCATTCTCGACCATGAACTTGAGGTCATCGAGGTGCCAGGGCATACCAGCGGTCACATCGCCTATTTCCACAGTGACGCCCAGACCCCCTGGCTGCTGAGCGGCGACACCCTGTTCGCCGCAGGCTGCGGTCGTCTGTTCGAGGGCACCGCCGAGCAGATGTACCGCTCATTGCAGCGGCTGGCGGCGCTGCCGTCCTCCACGCGTGTGTATTGCGCCCACGAGTACACGCTCGGCAACCTGCGGTTCGCGCAGGCAGTCGAGCCGAACAATCGGGCAATTGCCGAACGACTCGAGCAGGTCGTCCGTTTGCGCGAGGCCAAACGCATCACCCTCCCCTCTGAACTGTCCATCGAGCGGGCCACCAACCCCTTCTTGCGCAGCGCCGAGCCAGTCGTGGCTGCCGCAGCAAGCCACCATGCGGGCCGCCAATTGGCGACCCCGGAACGCGTGTTCGCGGCGCTGCGCGCGTGGAAGGATACGTTCTGA